A window of Dehalococcoidia bacterium genomic DNA:
TGATGTCCCCGCTGTGCTAGTTTCGTGACGAAGGCCATGCCTAGAATCCCCTTCATTCCCCGGAACGAACGCTTCTACGAACTGCTCCACGACAGCGCTAGGAACCTGCTCGTGGCCGCGGAAGCGCTCGTCGACCTCATGCAGCACTTCCAGAACGTCGAGATGAAGACCGGTCACCTCGCGGAGCTGGAGCACAACGGCGACAACATCACCCACTCGATCGTCAGACTGCTGCACAAGACATTCGTCACCCCGATCGAGAGGGAGGATATCGCCCTGCTCGCCGAGCGGATGGACGACGTGATGGACTTCGTCGAGGGCGCGGGCATGGCGATGTGCCTCTACAATATCAAGGAGCCGACGCAACGTGCCGTCGATATGGCGGACATTATCCGGCTGATGGCGGTCAACGTGGAGCAGGCGATCAACCGGCTGGGCAAGCGGGGCGGACTCCGGGAGATCCTGCCCTACTGCGTCGAAATCAACCGGCTGGAAAACGTGGCCGACGATATCTTTCGCAAGGCCACCGCCGAACTGTTCGAGGACGAGGTCACGCCGGTCGAGATCATCAAGTGGCGCGAGATATATGACCAGCTCGAAGAGGCGACAGACCGCGCCGAGGACGTCGCCAACGTCCTCGAGGGGATTGTGTTGAGGCATGCTTAGACAAGCAACAGCGGACGGGGGGAAGAGGAGCCGGTGAGGCTCCTTTCTTACGTCCGGTCCATGTTTAAGGAAAGAGCGTTGTGACTGATACCTTTGGCTTCCTCGTCTTCACGATGGTAATAATCATGCTGTTCGAGGCCGTGAACGGCTGGACGGACGCGCCCAACGCCATCGCGACCGTAGTCTCGACCCGCGTCCTCCATCCCATCGCGGCTGTGGCTATGGCCGCGGTCTTCAACCTTGTCGGCGCCCTCTCGGGGACGGCCGTAGCGGCGACCATCGGCTCGGGGATCGTGGACATCCAGGTCGTGACGCTGGAGACGGTGGCGGCGTCGGCGCTCGCGGTTGTCATCTGGAGCACTTTCGCCTGGTACTTCGGTCTCCCCACGAGCGAGAGCCACGGCCTCGTTGCCGCCATCGCCGGCGCGGGCATGGCGACGGCGGGAGTCGACGCGCTGCTATGGAGCGGCTGGCAGAAGGTGTTCACCGGTCTCGGCGCAGCTGTGATAGCGGGCGCGCTCGGAGGCTTCCTGATGATGACCCTCCTTCTCTGGCTGCTCCGCCGGTCGAGCTCATGGCTGGCGCGGCGCATCTTCGGCCCGATGCAGATCTTCTCCGCCGCGTTCATGGCCTGGAGCCACGGCACCGCCGACGGCCAAAAGGCCATGGGCGTGATGGCGATGGCCCTCGCTATCTACTACGATAGGGAATTCACCGTGCCCATCTGGGTCATCCTGCTGGCCGCGACGGTGATGGGACTGAGCACGGCCCTCGGCGGCTGGCGCATCATCCGCACACTCGGCATGCGGCTCACCAGCCTCCAGCCCGTGCACGGCTTCGCAGCCGAGACGTCCGCCGCCCTGACGATTACGGTAAGCGCCCGCTTCGGCATTCCCTTGAGCACAACGCACACCATCGGCTCGGCGATTATGGGCGTGGGCGCCACGAGACGGCTTTCGGCGGTGCGCTGGGGGATCGCCCAGAACATCGTGATGGCGTGGATACTTACGTTCCCCGTCTGCTTCGGCCTCGGCTGGCTGCTGACTCTGCTCTTCCCCTAGAAGCAACGCGCATCCGGGCCTCACGCCCTATCGCCGCGCTGAAGCCACCCGCACCGCCGCTGCGTGCGCGGCCTCCTCCAGACAATCGTCCAGGGGCGCAAGCTCCACCTCGCCGTGACGCCGCCTGAGCGCCAGCAGCAGCAGGTGGTCGGCGAAGCGCGGGTTCTTGGGCAGGAGCGAGCCGTGGAGATAGGTGCCGTGCGCGTTCTTGTATACCGCCCCTTCCGTCCCGTCTTCGCCGTTGTTCCCGAACCCCACCCTCACGCGCGCCAGCGGCTCGGCGCCCGCGCCCAGGTAGGTGCGTCCGCCGTGGTTCTCGAAGCCGACGAGCGTCCCGCCCCGCCATTCCGCTACCACGTTGCCGATGCAGCGGGGGGCGTCCTCGCCCGGGTGCTCCGTCCAGGCGTCGAAGATGCCCAGGCCGGGCAGGTCGTCGCCGCTTGCCGGGTGATAGTAGCGGGCAAACAACTGGTAGCCGCCGCAGACGGCGAGCGCTGTCACTCCCTCTTCGACGGCCTCGCGTATCGCTTCCCCCTTCACGTTAAGCAGGTCGGGCGCGACCCGTCGCTGTTCGCGGTCCTGCCCGCCGCCCATGAAGATGAGGTCGTACCGCTTCGGGTCGAGCCGGTCCCCCAGGTCCAGCTCGTCGACCTCCAGATCGATCCTTCGCTCCCGGCAGCGATGGCGCAGGCAGATCATGTTGCCGCGATCGCCGTAGAGGTTCATCAGCCGGGGGTAGAGGTGCGCGACGTAGAGCTTCACCCGTTTTCCTCCCAGTAGTGGCCGGTCCGGCCCCGCTTTGCCAGGATTTCGCGCACCTCCAGCATCGCCGTGTACGTGGGTATCACGTACAGGGTATCTTTCGGTGTCATCTCCCTGAGGGCCAGGTCGAGCGCGTCCTCCGCGTCCTTCACCACCGGCAGGTCGTGCGGGAGGCCGGCGTATTTCAGGCGCAGCGCCAGGTCTTCCGCCCGTCTTCCTGATGCGACCGTCCAGACCGTATCCGCCGTCATCAGCTCGAAGTCGGCGTCCCATATCCAGGAGACGTCGCGGCCGTCGGCGATGTCATCGTTCAGGAGAAGGAGGACGTGCTTGCCGCCGGGAAGCGCCGCCAGCATGCGCAGCACCTGGTTGAGTCCCGTCGGGTTCTTGGCCAGCAGCACCTGCACCTGCCTGCCGTCGACTTCGAAGCGCTCCTGACGGCCGAAGGCGGCGGCCACCTGAGCGATCCCCTTTTCGACGGCGTCGAGGGGGAGGTGGAGGGCGAGGGCGGCGGCGACGGCGCCGAGGGCATTGTAAACGTTGTAGAGTCCGCCCAGCTTGAAGACGAGGGTCGCGCGGCCGGCCGGCGTCGCGGCTTCGAGCGTGGTCTCGCCCGCGGGGTCGAAGCGGACGCTTTCCGCGCGCACTTCGGGTTCGCGCCGGAGGAGGCTGCAGCCGGGGCAGCGCCAGTGGCCGATGTGACCGTAGAACACCATCTCGTACTGGTACTCGAGGCCGCATCCGGCGCACCAGCGGGAGTCCGCGGCGTGCTCCGGCTCGGAGAGGGCGGCGGCCGCGTCTTCGACGCCGTACAGCAGCACGGGGCCACGCGCCACGGCCTCCAGCGCGGCGACGGACGGGTCGTCGGAGTTGAGGACGACGGTGGTCGACGGCGGCGCCGCCTTGAGGGTGGCGCGCCAGCGGGCGGCAATGGAATCGACCTCGCCGTAGCGGTCGAGCTGGTCGCGGAAGAGATTGGTGAAGACGAGCGCGCGCGGGGAGAGGGCAGCGACGGCCTGTGGAAGCGTCGCCTCATCGACCTCGAACACGCCCAACCGTTTGTCGGCGTCGGGGAGCGAACCGGCGAGGCCCGCGTCTGCGAGAAGGGCGGTGGCGATGCCGCGCATGAGGTTGGAGCCGGTGCGGTTGTGCAGAGGGCGGTACCCGGCGGCGCGCGCGACGCTGCTCAGCATGTGGGCGGTCGTCGTCTTGCCGTTGGTGCCGGTGACGATGACGGAGCCCAGCCCGAGCTGTCCGCCGAGGCGCTCGACGAGGCGCGGGTCGAGCCTCTCGGCGACGAGGCCGGGGAGAGCGGTGCCGCCGCCCCTGCGCAGGATGCGGCTCGCTGCTCCCGCCGCCTTGCCGGCCCATATCGCGGCCACTGTTCTGGGGGTTACGGACACGGCGGCGCTCCCGTCCGCGGCGACTCCCCCTGACGATGACGCCTTCGGCCTTGTGGCGCTGCGATCCGGGGGGTCATGAACCACACGTCGTCGCCCGGACTTTACGGGACCGCGCCCTGAAGGACGCGGCATTTGTCTATCCAATGCCGTCAGCGAAGGACGCGCTTCGCCAGCAGCAGCCGCAATATCGCCTCCCGGCTGACCACGGCCACCAGGCGTCCCTGCTCCACCACCGGCAGGTGTCGTTGCTCCTCCGCATCTATCAGTTGCACCATGGCGGCGCAGTCCGCCCACCGGTCGACGGTCACGACCTCCTCCGAGGGCTTCATGGCCGCCCGGACCGTGACCTCTTGCCAGCGGTCGCGCGGCACTCGCCGGAGCTGCTCCTGGCAGAGGATGCCGACCACCCGCTCGTTCTCGGTCACAAAGAGGCACATCGAGGCAAGATTCTCGCCGTTCCGCCGCACCGCTTCATCGAGCGAGAGCCACGGCGGCACGGCTGTGATGTCGCGCGACATGATGTTCGCCGCCTTGTGGTTCCGGAGGAAGTCGAGCACCTGCGTCTGCTGCCAGCTCTGACGGGCCGCCCCCTCCAGGAAGATGCCGAGGAACATGAACCAGAGCCCGGCCCCCGGCGAGAGCCAGCCGGCCCGGAAGATGGAGATGAGTCCTACGAAGATGAGGGCGTAGGCCATAATGCGGCCGCACCAGGAGGCGAAGAAGGTAGCGCGCCGGTAATCGCCGATAACGCCCCAGAGGACGGAACGAAGCACGCGGCCACCGTCGAGCGGGAAGCCGGGCGCCATGTTGAACAGGGCGACGCCCACGTTCATCAGCAACAGCCACTCCCACATAACGGTGAAAGGCTTTTCGCCTTCCAGGCCGATGAGCAGGCCCGTGCCCAGGAAGACGGCTGCCAGCGCCATGCTCATCGCCGGGCCGGCGAGCGCCATCAGAAACTCGACCAGCGGCCTGCCCGCCTCTTTGCTTATCTGCGCCACGCCGCCGAAGACGAAGAGCGTTATGCCTTTGACGGGAATGCCGTAGGCGCGCGCCACAAGGCTGTGAGCGAGCTCGTGGAGGAGGATGCAGGCGAAGAACAGGAGTCCGCTGGCAACACCCAGCAGCCAGTGAACGGGCGCGCTTACGCCAGGCAGCCACTCCGGGTACACCTGGCTCGACAGCAGCAGGATGACAAAGCCGAAAGTGATGAACCACGACAGGTTCAGGCGGATGGGCACCCCCATTAGCCGCACGAGCGGAATCGACGTTCTCATGGCGAAAAACGGGCAGCAACTGCGGGCTCATCGGACGATTGCCGCCCTCTCCTTGTTTACTAGTCTACTGTTTATGAGAGTCTAACCGGAACCCCCTCAGCCGCAACGAATTCGTCATGACCGAGACCGAGCTCAGTGCCATCGCTCCCGCGGCGAGGACCGGGTTGAGGAAGCCGTACTCGCCGAAGAAGGGCTCCAGCGGCGCCGGCACGCCCGTGCGCGACAGCAGTGGGTAAAGGATGCCCGCGGCAACGGGTATGAGGATGATGTTGTAGAAGAAGGCCCAGAAGAGGTTCTGCTTGATGGTCTGCATCGTGCGCTGGCTCAGCGCTAGCGCCGTCGGGACGCCCGCCAGGTCGCCGCGTATGAGGGTGATATCCGACGCTTCGAGGGCGACGTCCGTCCCCGTGCCGATGGCGATGCCAACATCCGCCTGAGCGAGGGCGGGGGCGTCGTTTATGCCGTCGCCGACCATTGCCACGAGCTTGCCCTCGTCCTGCAGGCGCCGCACCTCGCGCGCCTTGTCCTGCGGCAGCACCTCCGCCAGCACGCGGTCGACCCCCACCTGGCGGGCGACCGCTTCCGCGGTCTGCCGGTTGTCGCCGGTGAGCATCGCCACCTCGAGGCTCATCGCCTTCATGCGCGCGACGGCTTCGGCGGCGCCCGGTTTCACCGTGTCGGCGACGGCGATGACGCCGGCGGGCCGCCCATCGACGGCGACGAACATCGATGTCTTGCCCTCGGAGGCGAGCCGCTCCCCCGCGCGCTCTATGCCGTCGCTATCCGTGGAAGCGCTGGTCAAGAGTCCGCTTTCGCGCATCAGCTTCAGGTTGCCCAGCAGCACCGTCCTGCCGTCGACTTCGGCCTGGACGCCGAGCCCGGGGAGGGCGGCGAACTCCCGCGCCTCCACCATCTGGACGCCCCTCGACTGCGCCGCCGCGACGACCGCTTCGCCCAGCGGGTGCTCGGAGCTGCGCTCCACGCTCGCCGCCAGCCGCAGCAGGTCGTCTTCGCGCCAGCCGTCGCCGGCGACGATGTCGGTGAGAGCGGGCGCGCCGGAGGTGACGGTGCCCGTCTTGTCGAGGATGACGGCGTCGATCTTGTAGGCGGTCTCGAGGGCTTCGCCGCCACGGATAAGTATGCCGTTCTCGGCACCTTTGCCGGTGCCGACCATGATCGCGGTGGGAGTGGCCAGCCCGAGGGCGCAGGGGCAGGCGATGATCAGCACGGCCACTGCGTTCAGCAGGGCGAAGGTGAGGGCGGGCGCCGGCCCCCAGATGGCCCAGATGACGAACGTTGCGGCGGCGACGCCGATCACGGCGGGGACGAAGTAGCCCGCCACCACGTCGGCGAGGCGCTGGATGGGCGCCTTCGAGCCCTGCGCCTCTTCAACGAGGTGAACGATCTGCGCCAGGACACTGTCCTTCCCCACGCGCTCGGCGCGAAAGCGGAAGCTCCCCGTCTTGTTTATCGTCGCGCCGATGACCTCGTCGCCGGCGTTCTTCTCCACGGGAATGCTCTCGCCGGTGATCATCGACTCGTCGACGGCGGAGCGTCCTTCGAGCACGACGCCGTCCACCGGTATCTTCTCGCCCGGCCGGACGACGACGATGTCGCCGACGATGACGTCTTCGACCGGGACGTCCGTCTCCTGTCCGTTACGCAGGACGCGGGCGGTCCTCGCCTGGAGGCCGATGAGGCGCCTGATAGCGGCCGAGGTGCGTCCCTTCGCCTTCGCTTCCAGGTGGCGCCCCATGAGGATGAGGGCGATGATCACGGCGGCGGTGTCGTAGTAAACGTCAGCGGTGAGATCGGCTGACTCGAAGAGGCCGGGCGCGAAGGTAGCGAAGACGCTGTAGAAGTAGGCGGCGCTGGTGCCGACGGCGATGAGCGTGTTCATGTCGGCGGAGAAGTGGCGCGCGCGGCCCCAGGCGCCGGTGTAGAACTGCCAGCCGGCCCAGAACTGGACGGGCGTCGCAAGCAGGAAGGACGCGACGTTGACCGCGCCCATCGGCAGGTCGGAGAGAAGGGGGATGCGCTGAAACTGGCTCAGCAGGAGCAAGAGGGCGCCGGTGACGCCTGCGAAGAGGAACTTGCGCCACAACGACCGCTCCTCGCGGGCGCGCGCCTCGGCCTGGGCTTCGGGCGTCGCGAGCGTCTGCGGCCTCGGACGGTAGCCCGCGCGCTCGATTGCGCGATACAGGCTCTCGGCGGGCGTCGCCGGGTCGTAGCGGACGGTCGCCTGTTCGGTCGCCAGGTTCACGGCGACATCGCAGACGCCGGGCACCGCGCGCAGCGACTCTTCGACGCGGAGGACGCAGGAGGCGCAGTGCATCCCCTCGATGGGAATGGTCGTGCGTTCGGTCTTAGCGCTCATCGGCGATGCGAGAGTGCTCCTCTCTTTGCTCGGGACCCGTGCTGCCGCGTCGCATCATCTGATGGCAACCCATCCTGTGGCCGGAGTGACCTTCATCGTCGGAAGTCCGCTTGACGGCGAACCAGCCAAGGAGCAGCATGCCGCCCATCATCAGGGGGCAGGCGAGGAGCGCCATGAAACCGAGAATGCCCCAGCTAAACCCGTCCATCATCTCCACCTCCGCTATCTGTTGGCGAGTTCGTACAGTTCTAGAAGCTCGTCGACCACCTGGCGTTCGCGCCCGTCCCGTATGCCGTGGACGACGCAGTCGCGCAGGTGGCCTTCGAGCATGATCGTTTCGAGCTTTTCGAGGGCGCGCCGCACGGCGAACGACTGCTTGAGGATATCGACGCAGTAGGCGTCCTCCTTGATCATGCGTCCGATGCCGTGGAGGTGGCCGTCGATGTAGTTGAGCCGTTTGAGGGCCTTTTCGCGCACCGAGTCCTGCATGCCCGGCCTCCTTCGCTGCCTCTGATGTTGTCCGCCGCGCCCGGGCTGGACCCCTGCGACGGTCGTACCCCGTCCGCGGCCTCTCCCTACCCACGGGGGAGGGGTAATACTATGTTAACCGGCAATGCGACCAGCGTCAAGAGGAGTCGCTTGCCGAATAAAGCTCCTCACTAGGACGTGGCTGGTCGGCGTGTCAACGGATGGAAGCGGACAAGCGGATGGCGGCCGCTGTCTGTGGCATTGCGGGCGCTGTCAGGGGGCGCATCCGGGGGGTGGCGCGAGGCCGGGACAGGCGCTCCACATCCCCCGTCCATGCCGGTAGGCGTCGCACTCCGATGCCTGTAACGATGCGAGGAGCAGCGTATCCGGCGGGTACGACGCCGCGTTCGCGTAGCCGCGGTACGCGAGGTCGCCGTTCAGGAACGTCTCACAGCCGGGGTTCGACGAATCGGTGTCGACCCAGACGTAGGCGAGGAGCCTGCCGAAGAAATCGGTGCACGAGACGTCGCGCATCAGGCAGACGACGCGTCCCTCCAGCACGCTCCGGGCGTAGGCCGACGCCTCCGGCCCGTAGCACTCGACGTCGCCGTAGACTTCGGGGGTGTCCACGCCGATCAGTCGCACGCGGTACGTCTGGCCGGCGACGACCGGGCAGTCGGCGCCCCAGTTGAGGGGCGAGTCGACGCGGAGATGGAAGGTGTCGCCGTCGACCACGTGCACCGCCGTTCCCGCCGTGCACTGAAGTCCCGCCCCGAAGACGGCGAGGAGCAGGCAGGCGGTCAGCAGGGGAAAGATGCAGACGCGGCGGCGCACGGGCAGGCTCCTTCCTGGAATCCGACCCAGATCATAGCCCTGTCGGGGGCGAAGTCAAGCGCTGACTGCGGCGGCGTGCGAATCCGTCAGCGGGTGGAAAGCGGACAAGCGGATGGCGGAAGGGGCGCCCGATGCCGGACGGGCCGGCGCAGAGTGCGGGCAATCGGGGGACGGACGCGGCGGCCTCAGGCAGAAACAAGACTGCCGGCTCTTTCGAGACCCGGCAGTCCTTTGATGTCTTGTTTGTGTTACAGCGCGGCGCCGCAGTTCGAGCAGAAGCGCGTGCCGGGACTGTTCACCGTGCCGCACTTGGAGCACGATACTTCGCCCGCGGGGGCTCCGGACGAACCCCCGCCGCCGGACGCGCTCTCGGCAATCTGCTTTGGCTCGTCCTCTTCCTTGCTTGCCCTTCGGAACTCGCGAATCCCTTTGCCTATCGCGCCGCCCACCTCGGGGAGGCGGCCGACTCCGAAGATAATGATGACTATGGCAAGGATCAGGACCAGCTCAAACGGTCCCAGCCCGAAGGGTCCAATTGCTAGCACCGGCATTGCTTGCCTCCTCTGCGCCTTTCGAATGCGCACTTAAAGCCTAACATCGCAGATATAACGAGTCAAGGATTTGCGCGCATTCTTCGAAATTAAACGTTGAAGAGGATGTGCAGCACGTCGCCGTCCTGCACGTGGTAGCCCTTGCCCTCGCCGCGCAGCGCCCCGTGACGCCGCGCCTCCGCCAGCGAGCCGTACGAAATCAACTCGTCCCAGCGGATGACCTCCGCCCGGATGAAGCCGCGTTCCATGTCGGAGTGCACCTTTCCCGCCGCCCGGGGCGCCGGCGTGTCCCTGGGCACCGTCCAGGCGCGGCACTCGTCTTCGTTCCCCGTGAAGAAGAAAATGAGGTCGAGAAGATGGAAGGAGAGACGGCTGATGCGCTCCGCCGCTGCCTCGCCGAGGCCGAGATCGGCGCGAAACTCCCGCTCCTCTTCGTCCGACAGATCGATGAGTTCCATCTCCAGCGTCCCGCACGCCGCCGCTACCGCCGTCGACGGCCCGGAGCGCCGCGCGCGCGCCTCCTCCTCGATTGCCGCCGCCTGCGGCACGTCCGCCTCGTCGATGTTCAGCAGGATGAGCAGCGGCTTGGCGGTGAGGAAGTTGTAGTTCGCCACCGAGCGAAGCTCTTCCTTTGTCAGCGGCTGCGCGCGGATGGGCGTTCCCGCCTCGAGTCCCTCCTTGATGCGCCGCAGGAGCGCCATCTCGTGCTCGCCCGCCTCGCGCTCCCCCGCGCGCGCCGACCGCACGGCCGTGTCGAGCCGCTCCAGCCGCCGCTCGATGACGCCGAGGTCGCTGAACGCCAGCTCGAGGTCAAGCGTATCGATGTCCCGCTGAGGATCGACGGAGCCCTCGGGATGGGGCACCGCCTCGTTGCGGAATGCGCGCACCACGTGCACGAGGGACTCGCTGCGGTCGAGGGCGGCCTGCACCTGCGGCGACGGGCCGCCGCCGCGTCCGCCGCGCCACGCCAGTCCGCCCGGCACGTCGACGTACTGGATATCGGCGTGGGTCACCTTCTTGGCCTTGAACACGGGCGCCAGGCGGTCGAGCCGTTCGTCGGGCACCTTGTAGGTGCCGATGTGCAGCTCGGCCTCGCCGTCGAAGGCGCCGACAGGCGCGTGGCCGTGCGTCAGGGCGTTGAAGAGGGTCGTCTTCCCTGAGCGGGCAAGCCCGATGATCGCCATCTGCATCTGTTCACTCCGGATCGAGCGTCGTACTGATTCTAGCACGTTCCCGGCTGCGCGGCTCTTCTCGGCTGTTAGAGGGGCGGCGCGTATACTTGCTCCTGAGGCGGGAAGGAGGCCGACGGATGGCGGAAGCCATCAGGGAACTCTGGCTGTGGCTGAGTCGCGAGGCTTTGACGACCGAGCTGATGCAGCTTGAGGACGAAGGGCGCGACGTCTCGTCCGTCAGAGCGGAGTTCGAGCGGCTCCTCGCGTTGGGCGAGGAGGAGCTATCGGCGCCGTCTAAGCAGGAGGAGGCGGGCGCGCTTCTGGACGCGGCGCAGCGGCTGCCGGTGCGGCCGGACTACCCCTTCCGGGAGCCGTCGGGCCTGGCTGAGATAAGGGAGCTGCGGCAGGGAGCGCCGCGTCGCATTGAGAGGCCACTTCCGGCGGCGGAGATGGAGGACAGGCTGCTCGGCGCCTGGCTGGGCCGGTGCGCCGGCTGCCTTCTTGGCAAGCCGGTCGAAGGGGCCCGCACGGAGGAGCTGTGGGGCTTCCTCAAGATGTCCAGCCAGTGGCCCCTTCGCGACTACATCCGGCTCGACGTGGACGCGCGAACGGCGGCGGCGTACCCCGACTTCGTCGCCAGGAAGGCGCTCGATGCGCTCGACCACATGCCGTCGGACGACGACACCGACTACACGGTCGCCTGCACCCTCCTCCTCAAGCGAAAGGGCGCCGCCTTCACCCCCGCCGACGTGGCGCGTTTCTGGCTGCTCAACTTGCCGCTGCTCCGCACTTACACGGCGGAGCGGGTCGCTTACCGCAACTTCGCCATGCAGGTGCAGCCGCCGGAGAGCGCTTCCTTCCGAAACTCCTACCGCGAGTGGATAGGGGCGCGCATCCGCGCCGACGCCTACGGCTACGTCTGCGCCGGCGACCCCGAAAGGGCGGCGGAGTTCGCCTGGCGCGACG
This region includes:
- a CDS encoding MurT ligase domain-containing protein translates to MSVTPRTVAAIWAGKAAGAASRILRRGGGTALPGLVAERLDPRLVERLGGQLGLGSVIVTGTNGKTTTAHMLSSVARAAGYRPLHNRTGSNLMRGIATALLADAGLAGSLPDADKRLGVFEVDEATLPQAVAALSPRALVFTNLFRDQLDRYGEVDSIAARWRATLKAAPPSTTVVLNSDDPSVAALEAVARGPVLLYGVEDAAAALSEPEHAADSRWCAGCGLEYQYEMVFYGHIGHWRCPGCSLLRREPEVRAESVRFDPAGETTLEAATPAGRATLVFKLGGLYNVYNALGAVAAALALHLPLDAVEKGIAQVAAAFGRQERFEVDGRQVQVLLAKNPTGLNQVLRMLAALPGGKHVLLLLNDDIADGRDVSWIWDADFELMTADTVWTVASGRRAEDLALRLKYAGLPHDLPVVKDAEDALDLALREMTPKDTLYVIPTYTAMLEVREILAKRGRTGHYWEENG
- a CDS encoding site-2 protease family protein → MRTSIPLVRLMGVPIRLNLSWFITFGFVILLLSSQVYPEWLPGVSAPVHWLLGVASGLLFFACILLHELAHSLVARAYGIPVKGITLFVFGGVAQISKEAGRPLVEFLMALAGPAMSMALAAVFLGTGLLIGLEGEKPFTVMWEWLLLMNVGVALFNMAPGFPLDGGRVLRSVLWGVIGDYRRATFFASWCGRIMAYALIFVGLISIFRAGWLSPGAGLWFMFLGIFLEGAARQSWQQTQVLDFLRNHKAANIMSRDITAVPPWLSLDEAVRRNGENLASMCLFVTENERVVGILCQEQLRRVPRDRWQEVTVRAAMKPSEEVVTVDRWADCAAMVQLIDAEEQRHLPVVEQGRLVAVVSREAILRLLLAKRVLR
- a CDS encoding DUF933 domain-containing protein — its product is MQMAIIGLARSGKTTLFNALTHGHAPVGAFDGEAELHIGTYKVPDERLDRLAPVFKAKKVTHADIQYVDVPGGLAWRGGRGGGPSPQVQAALDRSESLVHVVRAFRNEAVPHPEGSVDPQRDIDTLDLELAFSDLGVIERRLERLDTAVRSARAGEREAGEHEMALLRRIKEGLEAGTPIRAQPLTKEELRSVANYNFLTAKPLLILLNIDEADVPQAAAIEEEARARRSGPSTAVAAACGTLEMELIDLSDEEEREFRADLGLGEAAAERISRLSFHLLDLIFFFTGNEDECRAWTVPRDTPAPRAAGKVHSDMERGFIRAEVIRWDELISYGSLAEARRHGALRGEGKGYHVQDGDVLHILFNV
- a CDS encoding DUF47 family protein; protein product: MPRIPFIPRNERFYELLHDSARNLLVAAEALVDLMQHFQNVEMKTGHLAELEHNGDNITHSIVRLLHKTFVTPIEREDIALLAERMDDVMDFVEGAGMAMCLYNIKEPTQRAVDMADIIRLMAVNVEQAINRLGKRGGLREILPYCVEINRLENVADDIFRKATAELFEDEVTPVEIIKWREIYDQLEEATDRAEDVANVLEGIVLRHA
- a CDS encoding glutamine amidotransferase is translated as MKLYVAHLYPRLMNLYGDRGNMICLRHRCRERRIDLEVDELDLGDRLDPKRYDLIFMGGGQDREQRRVAPDLLNVKGEAIREAVEEGVTALAVCGGYQLFARYYHPASGDDLPGLGIFDAWTEHPGEDAPRCIGNVVAEWRGGTLVGFENHGGRTYLGAGAEPLARVRVGFGNNGEDGTEGAVYKNAHGTYLHGSLLPKNPRFADHLLLLALRRRHGEVELAPLDDCLEEAAHAAAVRVASARR
- a CDS encoding zinc-ribbon domain-containing protein encodes the protein MAESASGGGGSSGAPAGEVSCSKCGTVNSPGTRFCSNCGAAL
- a CDS encoding heavy metal translocating P-type ATPase; this translates as MSAKTERTTIPIEGMHCASCVLRVEESLRAVPGVCDVAVNLATEQATVRYDPATPAESLYRAIERAGYRPRPQTLATPEAQAEARAREERSLWRKFLFAGVTGALLLLLSQFQRIPLLSDLPMGAVNVASFLLATPVQFWAGWQFYTGAWGRARHFSADMNTLIAVGTSAAYFYSVFATFAPGLFESADLTADVYYDTAAVIIALILMGRHLEAKAKGRTSAAIRRLIGLQARTARVLRNGQETDVPVEDVIVGDIVVVRPGEKIPVDGVVLEGRSAVDESMITGESIPVEKNAGDEVIGATINKTGSFRFRAERVGKDSVLAQIVHLVEEAQGSKAPIQRLADVVAGYFVPAVIGVAAATFVIWAIWGPAPALTFALLNAVAVLIIACPCALGLATPTAIMVGTGKGAENGILIRGGEALETAYKIDAVILDKTGTVTSGAPALTDIVAGDGWREDDLLRLAASVERSSEHPLGEAVVAAAQSRGVQMVEAREFAALPGLGVQAEVDGRTVLLGNLKLMRESGLLTSASTDSDGIERAGERLASEGKTSMFVAVDGRPAGVIAVADTVKPGAAEAVARMKAMSLEVAMLTGDNRQTAEAVARQVGVDRVLAEVLPQDKAREVRRLQDEGKLVAMVGDGINDAPALAQADVGIAIGTGTDVALEASDITLIRGDLAGVPTALALSQRTMQTIKQNLFWAFFYNIILIPVAAGILYPLLSRTGVPAPLEPFFGEYGFLNPVLAAGAMALSSVSVMTNSLRLRGFRLDSHKQ
- a CDS encoding thermonuclease family protein; amino-acid sequence: MRRRVCIFPLLTACLLLAVFGAGLQCTAGTAVHVVDGDTFHLRVDSPLNWGADCPVVAGQTYRVRLIGVDTPEVYGDVECYGPEASAYARSVLEGRVVCLMRDVSCTDFFGRLLAYVWVDTDSSNPGCETFLNGDLAYRGYANAASYPPDTLLLASLQASECDAYRHGRGMWSACPGLAPPPGCAP
- a CDS encoding ADP-ribosylglycohydrolase family protein — protein: MAEAIRELWLWLSREALTTELMQLEDEGRDVSSVRAEFERLLALGEEELSAPSKQEEAGALLDAAQRLPVRPDYPFREPSGLAEIRELRQGAPRRIERPLPAAEMEDRLLGAWLGRCAGCLLGKPVEGARTEELWGFLKMSSQWPLRDYIRLDVDARTAAAYPDFVARKALDALDHMPSDDDTDYTVACTLLLKRKGAAFTPADVARFWLLNLPLLRTYTAERVAYRNFAMQVQPPESASFRNSYREWIGARIRADAYGYVCAGDPERAAEFAWRDASISHVKNGIYGAMLVAAMLAAAPFCRDAVELLEAGRRGIPATSRLYADTGQALAWRAAGLGYDEAIARIHERWDERLPHHWCHANSNTMVCAVALLWGEGDYGQSVCRAVQPGFDTDCNGATVGSLMGMMLGARNVPSSWTGRLNNTLKTSLIGYETVNIEAMARETAALWEGLERTP
- a CDS encoding inorganic phosphate transporter; the encoded protein is MVIIMLFEAVNGWTDAPNAIATVVSTRVLHPIAAVAMAAVFNLVGALSGTAVAATIGSGIVDIQVVTLETVAASALAVVIWSTFAWYFGLPTSESHGLVAAIAGAGMATAGVDALLWSGWQKVFTGLGAAVIAGALGGFLMMTLLLWLLRRSSSWLARRIFGPMQIFSAAFMAWSHGTADGQKAMGVMAMALAIYYDREFTVPIWVILLAATVMGLSTALGGWRIIRTLGMRLTSLQPVHGFAAETSAALTITVSARFGIPLSTTHTIGSAIMGVGATRRLSAVRWGIAQNIVMAWILTFPVCFGLGWLLTLLFP
- a CDS encoding metal-sensitive transcriptional regulator yields the protein MQDSVREKALKRLNYIDGHLHGIGRMIKEDAYCVDILKQSFAVRRALEKLETIMLEGHLRDCVVHGIRDGRERQVVDELLELYELANR